One Glycine soja cultivar W05 chromosome 7, ASM419377v2, whole genome shotgun sequence genomic window, CCCCCTGGAAACTTCCCCTGGTAAATGGAATACATGAAGCTATTAACCTTTATTACCAAAAAGAGTTGTGTATTCATACAACAATTTATACAACACCACCTTTTTCTCTATCTCTTTGCATCACATATCATATGGtatacttttctctttttctctcccaTTGTTGAAGAAGTTGTTGTACAAATAATATCATTCTTAAGGTAAGCTTAAACAGTTAAAGTGTTAAATTCTTACCTTGTAGACAGGACCAAATCCCCCTTGCCCAAGCTTATTTTCGTCTGAGAAATTGTTTGTTGCTGCTAGAATGTAgctaaaattgaacaatggaagttctGCTCCACTTAGTTGATTCCCTTCCAAGCCTAACTCACCTGAAATTTCTGATAAGCCTGTACTTCTCGTTAGATCAAAGACTGGTATTTCGCTATTGTTGTTGTAACCAGAAGCTGAGGAAATTGCTGCCAaatagaaaggaagagagagtaTATAGAACTCAATATTAAAATACAGTGTGTAACACCTTGTCATTCATTCATCAAAGGGATAAGAAAAAATACttaggaaaataaatatattacctTTAGGTTTTCTCTTAAACCTCCATATCAGAAATATAACGATTCCAAGGCAGATCAACCCCACCACAACAGCTAATATTATCCAAATTTTGGTCTTTTTCTCCCCTTCGCCTGTATTTGAAAACAGAGAAAACAGAGAAATCATATGTTGTAATTATAACCTGACAATCAGGGAAACTTGTGAGAACTtgtctgaaatttgaagtgaTGTTTCCCTTCccatcatattcatgcatagACAACAAATTAACAGATATTCTCCCCCCATATGCAATATGGGaagattttcttatttaatgtaCTAAGCAAATGTTTTCTTGTGCATTGAAAATTGGAAGAATGCATATAAGATGGGATGTAAGATGGATttgtaaatcaaaattaaaaaaattaaaaaaaaaactaatcaatGAATGAAAATATAGACAAAATACTCTGTTATTGTTACCTAAATCAGCATCAGCAAGACGGATGTTGAGTaaacttccaagattatttttagTGTGTTGAACATCGACTAACTCCCCATACCAAATCATGCACCCAATTCCAATAGTATATGAATAAGCAGTGCAAGAACTATTCTGCAGACAATAGCTCTGACAATCCGCATCACCAACAAAATTCTCCAACCGTGCAAAATCCGGCAACTTGGTACACCTTTGCTCCAAGAAACCATCTTCTCCAACACTAACCTCAGCTCCAGAAGAACTACTATTAGCAGCTCTCTCAGTCTCAGCCTTTAGTGGAGTCTTCCTCCCACACCCCCTTGACCAATTCCTATTATTCCACTCCTCCCAATGCACTGGCTGAAACCCTTGCATGCAACTACAAACAGGAGAGTTACCCATATCACACACTGCAAAACTGCCACAAAAGTTATAATGCTCACAGTCATTAAAAGGCTCAAATTGTGTCCTATTCCATTGTTTCCCATCTTCATCCCACACGAACTTCTTCTCAAACCCATCCCAAGTTATCTGAAACCTCACCTTCTCAGGGCTATTCCATTTGTATGTAAAGTATTCTTCTCCTTCAACGTTTGTGGTTACTCCAAAACCAAATAGAGAGCTTCCTGTCACATCGGAGACACCAGTGAACACTCTACCATCCCAATACCCAGTTCTCcaccttcttcttttctctccctCCAAAATCAAAATCTGTTTTGTTGACCCGTCAGAGTCAACCTTCATTGAGTAGTTTCCCGGTGAAGGATCCGTTGCTGATTTCCACGACCTGAACATGCTCGTTCCAGCACTAACTGGAAGTGCCATACCCGGCACAAATGTATCAACTGGGTCCTCAAAGCTTTGCCACACATCCTTGTCGTGTTCCGAAAGAACAAGGTTGCCGTCATCACGAAGAACAGCTTTTGTGTTGTTCCTTGGAATTGACATGTTTGTTGACCACACCTCGTTTCTCTCTCCATCGAGGACAACCAAGTTGCCGTCAGTTTTGATTTGGATCAAACCTTCTCTTCCTTTGATGGGTTTTTCTCTGTTTGCAACCCATATGAATGTTTTAACCGGAATCTCGTGGTACCAAATCCCAACGTATCTTGAAGAGTTATCGAAACTGAAGAAACCCATTTCAAAGGTGAGGTCTTTGGACACCAAAGTATCACCCCCATCGTTGTCTCTGATTACTGTATCTCCTGTGATGGAATCGGCTGCATGAGAGAACAAAGTGTGagaacagaagaagaagaagaagaataaaggaAGCAGAAAATTTGCATGTTTGCGTTTGGTGGTCATGACCGTGTCCTTCTTGGGATTACAGAGAGGACTACGTGGTTTGGTGTTTTGGAAATGAAAAGTgagtgaataataaataaatatcaaagatGAAAAAGAACAAGCTTCAACGCCGCCTAATGCTGCTCTTATATGACCAAGCCTGCTACGTTGTCGTGAATGATGAAAATAGTGAGAATGGGTTTGACTTTGACCAGTTTAGGTGATAGTGATAATTAAAggataaatatcatatttatatttattcctGAAATGTAAATAGGTAATCatttagttttagaaaaaaaaacaaaaattctgagttcataaaactaaaaaacgtgtgataattttatctatttaatattaaattattatttttaataattgatttcacattaaattataaatttcaaaaattaatctaTC contains:
- the LOC114419470 gene encoding G-type lectin S-receptor-like serine/threonine-protein kinase B120, with amino-acid sequence MTTKRKHANFLLPLFFFFFFCSHTLFSHAADSITGDTVIRDNDGGDTLVSKDLTFEMGFFSFDNSSRYVGIWYHEIPVKTFIWVANREKPIKGREGLIQIKTDGNLVVLDGERNEVWSTNMSIPRNNTKAVLRDDGNLVLSEHDKDVWQSFEDPVDTFVPGMALPVSAGTSMFRSWKSATDPSPGNYSMKVDSDGSTKQILILEGEKRRRWRTGYWDGRVFTGVSDVTGSSLFGFGVTTNVEGEEYFTYKWNSPEKVRFQITWDGFEKKFVWDEDGKQWNRTQFEPFNDCEHYNFCGSFAVCDMGNSPVCSCMQGFQPVHWEEWNNRNWSRGCGRKTPLKAETERAANSSSSGAEVSVGEDGFLEQRCTKLPDFARLENFVGDADCQSYCLQNSSCTAYSYTIGIGCMIWYGELVDVQHTKNNLGSLLNIRLADADLGEGEKKTKIWIILAVVVGLICLGIVIFLIWRFKRKPKAISSASGYNNNSEIPVFDLTRSTGLSEISGELGLEGNQLSGAELPLFNFSYILAATNNFSDENKLGQGGFGPVYKGKFPGGEEVAVKRLSRKSSQGLEEFKNEMVLIAKLQHRNLVRLLGCCIQGEEKILVYEYLPNKSLDCFLFDPVKQTQLDWARRFEIIEGIARGLLYLHQDSRLRIIHRDLKASNILLDESMNPKISDFGLARIFGGNQNEANTNRVVGTYGYMSPEYAMEGLFSIKSDVYSFGVLLLEIMSGRKNTSFRDTEDSSLIGYAWHLWSEQRVMELVDPSVRDSIPESKALRFIHIGMLCVQDSASRRPNMSSVLLMLGSEAIALPLPKQPLLTTSMRKLDDGESYSEGLDVSNDVTVTMVTGR